DNA sequence from the Synergistaceae bacterium genome:
GAGCCGCCGCCAGAAACAGCAGATTAGGCCCCCATCCCGCAATGAATGGAGGAATCGCGCCCGCCTCGCCGAATGCCCTGCACATAGACATCACGACATAATACGCGAACACAATCACGACAGAAATCCCGAACCCAACGCCCCCGCCGGAACGCCCCCGCTTTAACGCCCCGAATGACGCGCCTAATACGGCCATGATTACGCACGCCCACGGGATAGCCGTCTTCAGGTGGAACATCACCCACAGCTGCGACATCTGCGACTCTAATGCCTCCCCCTGCCTTATGTAGCTCCATAATTCGTGCGCACTCATGTCTACCGGCCTGCGTGTGCTGCTCTGCAATTGCTCCGGGGACAGCCTCAGCGCAAGCCTCTGACGCTCAAACCGCAGAAGAAGGCGCACCTCGCCGTCAATGTCAATGTCGTACATCCTGCCGTCCTCAACCCACCACTGTGAATGCTGCCACAGACCCCGCCGGGCGTTTAGTGTGTGGGAGAGCCTCCCGGAAGCGTCAAACTCATGCATCATTATCCCGCTGAGGACTCCTTTCTCCGGGTCAAGCTCATCAATATACAGCACACGCTTCAATTTCCCGCCTTCCT
Encoded proteins:
- a CDS encoding LptF/LptG family permease, translated to MRRSLLNKLILGACTGPFMFGILIFVLIFVAGDLLFQAAKLIIEQGVSLGVVTRLFFYRLPEVVVMTIPMSSLLSTLLGMSTLNGGSEIIALKSLGIPFTRILRPVFFASILISLIGFGLNETVVPFGAVAADKLMKVEIMKHQAAVVQEKVFLRDEEGGKLKRVLYIDELDPEKGVLSGIMMHEFDASGRLSHTLNARRGLWQHSQWWVEDGRMYDIDIDGEVRLLLRFERQRLALRLSPEQLQSSTRRPVDMSAHELWSYIRQGEALESQMSQLWVMFHLKTAIPWACVIMAVLGASFGALKRGRSGGGVGFGISVVIVFAYYVVMSMCRAFGEAGAIPPFIAGWGPNLLFLAAALYFARKVDTI